From Anas acuta chromosome 20, bAnaAcu1.1, whole genome shotgun sequence, a single genomic window includes:
- the LOC137842846 gene encoding uncharacterized protein: MASRKSGVREVHFPVCSGHPTWPPGSPESENYISLYALGIQHGLPEVRSLRTTFPCMLWAPNMASRRSRVRELHFPATAIAHARSLSSCSSDSSPAGGSRVPGAATAHVPRISVCNTNFCPAGGSRERVAAVTPLRLQYRCSARRCHPTPPRCPFRPSLLRSCAEADLQPRLPKPSAHKGKQREPGGTPHENGKKRHPALLTWRKKLPFQTSHVPLRAWKLSGNLKLHFPACPGKQFGLPEAWSPKTTTPASDGGGGRKKSLGVELCSKRSRGLMRWHKKGIQGKGNPLSPGLQSRESIAGRRNVKQPAITVPELCVQHTVIRKVPLIHRRASKTAHPSCLSPAVCHSFSTNASALSAALVLPSKRTLPQHAKFVGTFRPLIKLCPAKTG; encoded by the exons atggcctcccggaagtccggagtccgAGAAGTACATTTCCCtgtatgctctgggcacccaacatggcctcccggaagtccggagtctgagaactacatttccctgTATGCTCTGGGCATTCAgcatggcctcccggaagtccggagtctgagaactacatttccctgtatgctctgggcacccaacatggcctcccggaggtccagagtccgagaactacatttcccg GCCACGGCTATAGCGCATGCGCGGAGCCTCTCCTCTTGCAGTAGTGATTCGTCACCAGCAGGTGGGAGCAGAGTGCCAGGAGCAGCTACTGCGCATGTGCCACGCATCTCCGTCTGCAATACCAATTTTTGTCCAGCGGGTGGGAGCAGAGAACGAGTTGCCGCTGTGACGCCTCtccgcctgcagtaccgctGTTCGGCCAGAAGGTGCCACCCGACACCGCCCCGCTGCCCGTTCCGACCCAGCCTTCTCCGCTCATGCGCGGAAGCAGATCTGCAGCCACGGCTTCCAAAACCGTCTGCTCATAAAGGGAAGCAGCGGGAACCAGGCGGAACACCGCACGAAAACGGCAAGAAAAGGCACCCCGCTTTACTGACGTGGAGGAAGAAACTGCCGTTCCAAACTTCCCATGTGCCACTACGGGCTTGGAAGCTGAGTGGCAACTTGAAACTGCATTTCCCGGCGTGCCCCGGAAAGCAATTTGGCCTACCGGAAGCCTGGAGCCCAAAGACCACAACTCCCG CATCCgatggtggaggaggaagaaaaaagagtcTTGGTGTGGAGCTGTGCAGCAAGAGGAGCAGAGGACTGATGAGGTGGCACAAGAAAGGCATCCAGGGCAAAGGGAACCCCTTGTCACCAGGGCTGCAGTCACGTGAGAGCATAGCTG GCAGAAGGAATGTGAAGCAACCAGCTATCACAGTGCCTGAGCTCTGTGTTCAGCATACCGTCATCAGAAAAGTGCCTCTCATCCATCGGAGAGCCAGCAAGACAGCCCACCCCAGCTGTCTGTCCCCAGCTGTCTGTCACTCCTTCTCCACTAACGCTTCTGCATTAAGTGCAGCCCTAGTCCTTCCTTCAAAGAGAACACTGCCACAGCATGCAAAATTTGTGGGCACCTTCAGACCGCTCATAAAGCTGTGTCCAGCCAAAACAGGATGA